From one Chloroflexota bacterium genomic stretch:
- a CDS encoding helix-turn-helix domain-containing protein, translating to MPRLAEEKWLSLGDAKSILGVNETTLRGWADGGRVRSFRTPGGHRRFSKEDIEQLVSEGQRASPGRGAVSQEATVERIRRRFHRNKGQTYDWTAHFDEETKNRMRVLGRLLVNLATDYVSQKRKKTELAEEARYIGLEYGRLLSSAKVSLKDALSAFVYFRNSLHEAMTKQPATSQNIGEILSGIASLEDAVLLAISEAYERRG from the coding sequence ATGCCCCGTCTGGCAGAAGAGAAGTGGCTTTCCCTAGGTGACGCTAAGAGCATCCTTGGCGTCAATGAGACGACGCTCCGCGGCTGGGCGGACGGCGGACGGGTACGCAGCTTCAGGACGCCGGGGGGCCATCGCCGCTTTTCCAAAGAGGATATCGAACAGCTGGTGTCCGAGGGGCAGCGCGCAAGTCCCGGCAGAGGCGCTGTCTCCCAAGAAGCGACGGTGGAGCGGATCCGCAGGCGGTTCCACCGGAACAAGGGGCAGACCTACGATTGGACGGCCCACTTTGACGAAGAGACCAAGAACCGGATGCGGGTACTCGGCCGCTTATTGGTGAACCTGGCGACGGACTATGTGAGCCAGAAGCGGAAGAAGACGGAGCTGGCGGAAGAGGCGCGCTACATCGGACTGGAGTACGGGCGGCTGCTCTCTTCGGCGAAGGTCTCGCTGAAGGATGCGCTCTCCGCCTTTGTCTATTTCCGCAATTCGCTGCACGAGGCGATGACGAAGCAGCCTGCGACGAGCCAGAACATCGGCGAGATCCTGAGCGGCATCGCTTCCCTGGAGGACGCGGTGCTGCTGGCGATCTCCGAAGCGTACGAGAGGCGAGGCTAG
- a CDS encoding protein-L-isoaspartate(D-aspartate) O-methyltransferase — translation MGKWLLLYQNPETAGDGNADRLDDVLKVRESPQRSQLFAKLRREINDERVIAAMERLPREIFMPIGVRHMAYADQALPIGSGQTISQPTIVAMMTSALKLTGRDRVLELGTGSGYQAAVLASLAKEVITLERHPALIESARKTLDALGIMNVHIRQAGKGLGLLEEAPYDAIIVTAAAPRIPDSLVAQLKVGGRMVIPVGPRHGQDLLVVTRTADGVTTETLGPCGFVPLIDPEAWPDES, via the coding sequence ATGGGCAAGTGGCTTCTCCTCTATCAGAATCCTGAAACAGCCGGAGACGGCAATGCCGACCGTCTGGACGATGTTCTGAAAGTCCGCGAATCTCCTCAACGCTCCCAGCTCTTCGCCAAGCTCCGCCGCGAGATCAATGACGAGCGCGTCATCGCCGCCATGGAGCGCCTCCCCAGGGAAATCTTCATGCCTATCGGCGTCCGCCACATGGCCTATGCCGATCAGGCCCTCCCCATTGGCAGCGGCCAGACGATCTCTCAACCCACCATCGTCGCTATGATGACCTCCGCCCTCAAGCTCACAGGCCGCGACCGCGTCCTCGAGCTCGGCACCGGGAGCGGTTACCAGGCCGCCGTCCTCGCCTCCTTGGCCAAGGAAGTCATCACCCTGGAGCGGCATCCCGCCCTCATCGAATCGGCCCGTAAAACCCTGGACGCCCTTGGCATCATGAACGTGCACATCCGCCAGGCCGGCAAGGGTCTCGGCCTCCTGGAAGAAGCCCCGTACGACGCCATCATCGTCACCGCCGCCGCGCCGCGCATCCCGGACTCCCTGGTGGCCCAGCTCAAGGTCGGCGGGCGCATGGTTATCCCCGTCGGCCCGCGCCACGGCCAGGACCTCCTCGTCGTCACCAGAACGGCCGATGGCGTCACCACGGAGACCCTCGGCCCCTGCGGCTTCGTCCCCCTCATTGATCCTGAAGCCTGGCCGGATGAATCGTAA
- a CDS encoding Hsp20/alpha crystallin family protein, with product MILQMRHPFMELESIRQAMDRVFEDPFRFSRSVAASARSTGVDMYETPEELVVRAELPGVKPSDAEITIERGRLTIRAKRQEDEEAERKAVRWFYRDLWTVDYAATVMLPDSLVVDQAKATYENGILTLRIPKAEGAKPKQIKISVSGKPAGK from the coding sequence ATGATCTTGCAGATGCGGCATCCGTTCATGGAGTTGGAGTCCATACGACAGGCGATGGACCGGGTGTTTGAGGACCCGTTCAGGTTCTCAAGGAGTGTGGCGGCCAGCGCGCGCTCCACAGGCGTGGACATGTATGAGACGCCTGAGGAGCTTGTGGTGCGGGCGGAGTTGCCGGGCGTGAAGCCGAGCGACGCCGAGATCACGATCGAGCGCGGGCGGCTGACGATCCGGGCGAAGCGGCAGGAAGACGAGGAGGCGGAGAGGAAGGCCGTCCGTTGGTTCTATCGCGACCTGTGGACGGTCGATTATGCGGCGACGGTGATGCTGCCCGATTCCCTAGTGGTAGACCAGGCGAAGGCTACGTATGAGAACGGCATCCTGACGCTGAGGATCCCGAAGGCGGAAGGGGCGAAGCCGAAGCAGATTAAGATTTCGGTGAGCGGCAAGCCGGCAGGGAAATAG
- a CDS encoding MerR family transcriptional regulator, translating to MRKAQGLYIISVAAQLLELHPQTLRKYERAGFIEPPRMGTLRLYSEEDIARLRLIKYLVEDLELNLAGVELALAITNKLLNLRARLAAESGEGQAKQHALKGIDDVLSLLGVEVVGEKEAEQERAAPPSFTTAARRGPPTTVHVRVNA from the coding sequence ATGAGAAAAGCGCAAGGCCTCTACATCATCAGTGTTGCCGCCCAGTTGCTGGAGCTGCACCCGCAGACCCTCCGCAAGTATGAGCGCGCCGGATTTATCGAGCCGCCTCGCATGGGCACGCTTCGCCTTTACTCGGAGGAAGATATCGCCCGCCTGCGCCTTATCAAATACCTCGTGGAAGATTTGGAGTTGAACCTCGCAGGCGTCGAACTGGCTCTGGCTATCACCAACAAACTGCTGAACCTCCGTGCGCGCCTTGCCGCGGAGTCCGGCGAAGGCCAGGCCAAACAGCATGCCCTCAAGGGCATTGACGATGTCCTCTCCCTCCTCGGCGTCGAGGTCGTCGGCGAAAAAGAGGCCGAGCAGGAGAGGGCCGCGCCTCCCTCCTTCACCACCGCCGCTCGTCGCGGCCCGCCCACCACCGTCCACGTTCGCGTCAACGCATAG
- a CDS encoding glutamyl-tRNA reductase — MKIVALGVNHHTAPVEVRERLAMVREELAPAHEALWRVVPSGVILSTCNRTEVYGLTDDDTDGRVSIAGFLADFHHVPPRELASYLYSWEGAEAVRHLFSVASGIDSMILGETEILGQVREALVTASMTGPVSLTLSRLFHHAMRTGRRARVETEISRHALSVSHAAVQMAKQVFDGLSRCRVLVISAGEAGKLTAKSLRDAGAKEIGVANRTRERAAALAGELGGRVVDFEALSDALIDYDIVISATASAKFVIPAEMVNRAMEQRGERALCLIDIAVPRDIDPASRKVRNVYLYDIDDLEAVSLANRERRQQEVSKVETIVAEETARFMAWADGLEAVPVITSLREKAEAIKAREVAKAMRKLGHLAQEDREQIEALAAALTRKLLDDPINVLREDGQNKEQVESAKQLFRLEQTEPRAN; from the coding sequence GTGAAGATCGTCGCTCTCGGCGTAAATCATCACACGGCGCCCGTGGAAGTGCGGGAGCGGCTGGCGATGGTGCGCGAGGAGCTGGCGCCCGCCCATGAGGCGCTGTGGCGCGTTGTTCCCAGCGGCGTCATCCTTTCCACGTGCAATCGGACGGAGGTCTACGGCCTGACGGACGATGATACGGACGGCAGGGTGAGCATCGCTGGGTTCCTGGCCGACTTCCACCACGTTCCGCCTCGGGAGCTTGCGTCCTATCTCTATTCCTGGGAGGGTGCCGAGGCGGTGCGCCATCTCTTCAGCGTCGCCTCGGGCATTGACTCGATGATCCTGGGGGAGACGGAGATCCTGGGGCAGGTGCGGGAGGCGCTCGTGACGGCCTCCATGACCGGCCCGGTAAGCCTGACGCTTTCCCGGCTCTTCCATCACGCGATGCGCACGGGGCGCAGGGCGCGTGTAGAGACGGAGATCAGCCGGCATGCCCTATCGGTGAGCCATGCCGCCGTGCAGATGGCGAAGCAAGTGTTTGACGGCCTGTCCCGATGCCGCGTGCTGGTGATCAGCGCCGGCGAGGCGGGGAAGCTGACGGCGAAGAGCCTGCGCGACGCAGGAGCGAAAGAGATCGGTGTGGCGAACCGCACCAGGGAGCGGGCGGCGGCGCTGGCGGGCGAACTGGGCGGGCGCGTGGTGGACTTTGAGGCGCTGAGCGACGCGCTCATAGACTATGACATCGTGATCAGCGCGACGGCCTCCGCCAAGTTCGTGATTCCGGCGGAGATGGTGAACCGGGCGATGGAGCAGCGGGGCGAGCGAGCCTTGTGCCTTATTGACATCGCGGTGCCGCGGGACATTGACCCGGCGAGCCGGAAGGTGCGGAACGTCTATCTGTACGACATTGACGACCTGGAGGCGGTCTCCCTTGCGAACCGGGAGCGCCGACAGCAGGAAGTGAGCAAAGTGGAGACGATCGTGGCCGAAGAGACGGCGCGCTTCATGGCGTGGGCTGACGGTCTGGAGGCGGTGCCGGTAATCACTTCTCTCCGTGAGAAAGCTGAAGCAATCAAGGCGCGAGAGGTGGCGAAGGCGATGCGCAAGCTGGGCCATCTTGCGCAGGAAGATAGGGAACAGATCGAAGCGCTGGCGGCGGCGCTGACGCGAAAGCTCTTGGACGATCCCATCAACGTCCTTCGCGAAGACGGACAGAACAAAGAGCAGGTCGAATCGGCGAAGCAGCTGTTCCGCCTCGAGCAGACCGAGCCGCGCGCGAACTAG
- a CDS encoding sulfite oxidase-like oxidoreductase: MAERQRVPPGQDVTQKFPVLTYGATPRFDPKKWSFRVVGLVENPIELTYDQFMKLPSVHVTADFHCVTRWSRLDNLWEGVSMKEILKAVRPKPDAKFVMAYCDGGYTTNLPISAIMEDNVLLAYKHDGKNLEPDHGWPLRLIVPSRYAWKSAKWLRGLEFMADDRPGFWEVNGYHNDADPWKEERFSD; the protein is encoded by the coding sequence ATGGCCGAACGGCAACGAGTCCCGCCCGGACAGGATGTCACTCAGAAGTTCCCCGTTCTTACCTACGGTGCCACGCCGCGTTTCGATCCCAAAAAGTGGAGCTTCCGCGTCGTGGGCCTCGTCGAAAACCCCATTGAGCTAACCTACGACCAGTTCATGAAGCTCCCCAGCGTCCACGTCACCGCCGATTTCCACTGCGTCACCCGCTGGTCCCGCCTGGATAACCTCTGGGAGGGCGTCAGCATGAAGGAGATCTTGAAGGCCGTGCGCCCCAAGCCTGACGCCAAGTTCGTCATGGCCTACTGCGATGGCGGCTACACCACCAATCTCCCCATCAGCGCCATCATGGAAGACAACGTCCTCCTGGCCTACAAGCACGATGGGAAGAACCTGGAGCCCGATCACGGCTGGCCCCTGCGCCTCATCGTCCCCAGCCGCTACGCCTGGAAGAGCGCCAAGTGGCTCCGCGGCCTAGAGTTCATGGCCGATGACCGCCCCGGCTTCTGGGAGGTCAACGGCTATCACAATGACGCCGACCCCTGGAAGGAAGAGCGCTTCTCCGATTAG